Within Vicia villosa cultivar HV-30 ecotype Madison, WI linkage group LG1, Vvil1.0, whole genome shotgun sequence, the genomic segment TTGTGTATTGTTTTACTAGATACATCCACCTTAAATAAATTGGGCCATAAAATCTAATCTTCCTCACTACATGAAAAATTAATTGAACTATAATGTCAAAAAACTGATGGAGAGAAATACATCTCCAATTTACACaagaaaaaatgaattaaaataatgaGAGTGAGAAATTATGATTGCTTATTTTATATTCTCATAAGAATACAAGATTGTCATCAtatgagaataaaaaaaaaaaattaaaaatcgtaTTCTTAAGAATAAAAAGTACTTTTGCATAATTTGTGAAAATGTGAATCACACATATGAGAATTCCAATTACATATACTTCACAATAGTATTTGTATATGTGAAACAATCTCTCCCTTAGAATCCATAACGCAATTAAACCACCTGATTTCAATAAATTGGAATTATAATTTCCATTTCAACTTGTTTGAGAGATAAGGTGAGTCTTGTAAGGACTAGCTTGCTAGTTGAGCCTAAGATTTAGCTATATGGTTGTGTCGATTATGTGGGGATGATGATGTAACAAACATAGGACACATGAAGCGCAGGACCAACCCACGGGAAAGGCACTAAACCCCTTTTTGGCCGCAATCCTTATGCAATAGACTTGAAATCCTTACATCCTAAACGAGCAGTAGGTTGAAAGGtttgtttttctttgtacaaTTAAAACATGTTTACTTcaagagaaattaggcctctcaATAAGTATTGTTTTAGGCCTCATTTTAATGAAAGTGGCATGCAAGCTGTTAGATACTTAATTGGAGTCATGTGGTAGCTATTGACTTCGGAAAGAGATGTGTAGGAACTGTTAGCTTAAGTTTTCTTTAAAGATGCCTTCTATAACCATTATTGCTTGTATTAATGTGTTACAATGTTATATTTGTTTACTAGAGTTAATATAACAGGGTAACTGTTTTTTAATTTAGTTAGAGTTGGTTAGCTTTGTTGTGAGAAGCACACAAAATATCATCAAGAAGACAAAGAGCTTTAGTAATTATAGTCTTATTTTTCAAATTGCCATgaacttttttctcttttttctttggtCCAATTATCTTTAGCTTTGTTTACTACAACACCATTTACTATAAGTGTGAGAGAAAAAGGAGCATTTTGAAAAGCCTTCCAAATATCAAATTACATCCCTTCTATAAATATTCTCATTTTCTATTTCCACAAATCATACCCTTCTCTATTAAAGGATGGGGTTGTTCAGTGAATCGTTTGAAGTCATTTCTTCCTCCTGGGATGATTAGTCTTAAAAGAGGAGTTAGGCTCTAATATCAATTGTTAACCAAGTGACTCCAAAAACAAGAGGAGGGTGAATTGtgatactttaaaaaatatatatgagaaCTTTGATTTCTCAAAACGTTAATTTAgtccaaacaaacaaacaaagataaagcaaaggaaaatgaaaagaatgaaataTAGGGGAAGGAAAATAAATGACAGAAAATAAAGAGATAATAGAGATATAACTAGATATGTATACATGTCCAGCTTAACCATTTAGCTTACTCCTACCCCCAAGAGTTTTCTCTTGAGAGTATCCATTAaaaatatgacttgagctttttACAAGATCTAAATATGAACCTTCTTACAACAAATAGAAATTTCTCATAGGCTAAACTTCAAACCAAATAGAACTTTTGATATGCAAAGCTCAAGAACCAATCTAAGATATTACTAAATAGAATCACACTCTCTAATAATAACAAATATAGCACAACACAACTAGGATTTTTCACTCTCTTGCAACTAAGGCAACGTTagtgaaaaaatagaaaatacatAAGAAAATATTAGAAATAAATATTGAAAGTTTCTTTTCAGAAAACTGGTGTAAAATAAAATGAGGAGAAACCTCTTTTATATAAGAAATCTTCTTGAATAATGAACTTTGAGATATCTTCTTGATCATATGCCTTCATTAGAAATTGATTGGTAGTTGATGTCGACTCCCCTTTTGAAAGTTGCATCATGGACTTCGTCAAACTCTATATGACTTaaggtgttgtcatcatcaaaaccgacaagaccaactgacCGTCACTGATGGTTGTACATGCACAATACATAGATCCACATGTATTGGCCATGAAGTCAAACATGGTGACTTTTCAATCATTACTCCATCAAGTCATTACAATATTGTTTCTTATCTAGTGCCTTTAAGGTTGGAATCTTCATTTACTAAAAGAAATCAAACCATAGGTCCTTCTTGATTAATTGAGGATGTGAGATATACAATAAAattagtaagtaattgagatttTGAAATTCTCTTATACAATGGCAGATACAACATGTTAATACTGATGTTCAAACATCAGAACATAACATCAAGACAGATGTTATGGCAACTGATCCTGATACAGAATAATAGCATTCATATGTAACTTTTACACGCAGATAAATCAAAGTGACAACCAGCATAACTTACAAGCTGAGAATGATGTCTCAACAGAAACAACAATGTCAGGACAGATGTCTTAACTTCATCTTCTGACAGATCGCATATTTACCAACCACAAACATATGCGAAAAACAAATGCAGAATGGTAAATAACACAGTGAATTATAAACCCAGTTCAGTGAAAACAACACCTAATATGGGAGCTTCCAAGCTAGgaaggaagtccactatcagcagtattagttcaaagctaaacacctctagtttacaacttctcgcctaatcactacccagCTCTACTTCTTCCTAGAAGTCGATATCTAGACCTGAGAAATCATCATCCCACTTTCATTCACCGTAGTGATAAAATAGTCACACACCATGTGACCAAGGGAACCCAAATAGAAAGATCACACTTTCAAGTAAACAAGTCTCAAACTAGTGACAAGGGAAGATTACACTTCCAGTAAAATATACTTAATCTTGTTTCACAACTTTAACTAAGAACAGCACTTgatcgtgcttaaaagctttgatcaagaacataactcaactctatgcttaaaagcttaaagagtGAGGACAACACTCAACTCATTATCTAAAGGCTTCTGAGTGGGGACATAATGTCTACCAcaagtatcagaagatacaagggtaACTTGCACACACACGAGAGACTCTCAAAACTGCAAACCTAAGCTTTCCACTAATATTACAATTGTGTAAGTTATTTTTCATTAAGTTAGGGTTCTCTTTAAATAGTCTTTAGCATTCCATGGGCTTTTAAACTTCTAACCAAATATTACTTGATGCACACACTGAGAATTGCAACAAGTCTGTAGAGAAATCTCTTCTAATCTTGGAACAAATCTTCAGGTTTCCTAAATTTTTCAATCAAgcaattttagaaactttaatgCTGGCTTGATTTGATTCTCTAGTTGCAGATTGAGTCTTCTTGACTTGCGAATATTATTAAGATAGATCTGAAAGAAATatcataaaatcaaatcaaatatgtcaAGATTTAAAACAGCCTGTACTGATGTTTTGGttcagaatgtcatgacatctgttaGAAAATTTGTCTTCAACGTAAGCACAAAAATTTATTGTATCAGTATTAGTCAAGATGTTACGATATCTTGCTCAGCATTTgtcaagaaccatgttttagaaaaatttTTGCCAACCACAAAAACCCATGGAACTAACAGATTTTATACTCCTTTTTAGATGAAAGTGAGATTGTATTAAGACAGATCAACCAACCATGAATTTACTCTTCTAGTGAGATTAGGCTTCTTTAACACATGCTTGATTGGGTATTTGATCTTCACCATTATCTCGTGGTTGGGATGATGAATAAAGGTAAGTGCTCAATACTTTTGTATTTAGTCTTAACGTCCCTGACGACCTTGATTACAAAAAAAGAATCACCTTACCCCTCTCTATATCCATAACTAAAGAAAAACTTAGTGCTTTACTTGTCATAGAAAACTATAAATACAATGGGGTACCCTGTTGCGGACTAGTTAATATTTGTGGTGAGGATAGGAATGTTTTTCAGtgtttaaaaatttgttttgcATTTTGAGGTCTAGTTAACCCTTTCATTTTTCCTTAGCATTGTGAAGAAGTGGAGTGATTTATCTCCAATACTAAATCTTGACAAAGTGGTTATTCTTCTGTTTTAATTTTGTACTTACTTGATGCTCCTAAAAAGAATCATACCAAAGATGGTTTCACCCTTATCATAGTTTTCtagatttttttttcattaaacATAAATTCCAAAATTTTACTTGTCTCAACTTCAAAGGAACAATTGGAAGGGTTCATACGCATGCTTTACTTGGCCAAACTTGGGATTTCTTTCAAGTCCCGGAAGTGAAATCCTGCACTATATGTCTTGACATCCATTTCATCTATATAGAACTCTAGGATTTTACTATTTTTCTCCTTAAAATACTTATCCATCAGACATTGAGAGGACATGTTAGTGGTTTTGaggccaaaaggcatcacttcgTGGTTGTAGTTGCACGTGCTTATTATAAAATTTTGATGAGTATCCAAGGAttcatcttgatctgattataccatGAGTATGCATCAATAAAACTTAAGACCTTGGTAGCTAAAGTTATATCAATCAAACTATCAATTTTAGGAAAAGGGTGTGGATCCTTTGAGGAGGTAGTTTAAATAACGGTGAAGTCTACTCACATTCTTCATTTATATTTGGATTTCCACTATTACCATATTTGCTGGAACATGGGATGATTTTTATATTTGATGAATCTAGTGTCTTTCATCTTCATAACCAATTCGGCCACTgctttcattttctctttgttAGTGTATCATTTTTCTAGAATATGGGTTTGATTGAAGGGGACAATGAAAAGAAATTTGTATTCTCTCTTAGTGGATCCACTATTGACTCCTCTTATATAGCTTCCAAGAATGTTCTGAACTTGATAGTTTGATAAGTATGCTTTCATTTATtcattttctttaaatcttcattAGGGTATAGTTTTCTTTCCTCAAAATCCTCATTTGGTTCCAAGTTGGCCACGCCATGTGTGTAGTTGACGGTATGCGAGCTTGCCTTAGGTGAAGACACCATCTTTCCTTTTTCCcgttgtaatttttaaaaatgtttttggtAATATCATCTAGAAACCCCTTACATCTCCCCCCTTCATTATCCTTGCCCCATTATTATCCAATGGGCACTTTAGTACAAAGTGTAGAGGAGGTCCGAAAACATGTTAAATGCAAGTCGTCTTATGATGATGTTGTAACATAATAAGAATGAGGTATGTGTTAATCAAGCGACTCCAATCACAAGAGGGGGAAATTTTGTGGTTGATAAAAATTGaagtttaattattaaaatattgaattttaaaaaaacatttaaattgattttattaagCAAATAGAGACTAAGtagcaaaataaataaatagaagagTATCGGAGAGATGGAGAGAAGAAAATACAGCGGAAAGAAAATacataaaaggaaaataaaaagataagggATAGAAAACAAGCACCATGGATTTACATAAGTTCGTCTTAACCACTCCGCATACTCTTGTTCCCTAAAGTTTCATCTTGAGTGTTTCCACTAAAatgattttgagtttttcacAGGATATGTCCACGAACCTTCTTACAACAAGACAAGAAATTTTACATAGCATAATCTTCAAACCAAGCAATAGCTTTTACCAAGTTgaattcaagaaccaaacaaagATTTTCACAAACTAATATGAAGAACCAAACAGAGCTTTTGACAAGTTAGGCCCAAGAATCAAACAAAAAATTTAATAGGATAATCTCAAAAATCATACAGAGATTTTTGAGGACTAGCCTAAAGAACTAAACAACACTTCTCAAAACATATTACATGAGAGAAAATAATCTCTTGAATAAAATATTAGTGCGCCACGCCACCAATACAAAAGTTTCACAAATATTTTACACTCTCTTGACACTAAGTAAACTTtggtaaaaaaaaagtaaaacaagAGGGTACAAAGTGAGAAAGagatattttaaatttgaatgcAGGTCTACAATGAAATGAAGATAAGCAAAAAATGCCCCAGAGAAACCAGAAATACATTTCCGAGACGCACCTTTTTTTGTTAGATTATAGttagtttcggagatgcatcttcgtttTGGAACCGAAAATACATTTCCGGTTTTGCAGCAAATACATTTCTGGTCTACAAATTTTGTACGTCACAGCAATGGTTGAACCCATGGCCCTTACCCTCACATTCCAATGCAGCAACATGCATATTACATAAATACTTCAGTATTtattaaatagttgaaatatttgAAAGATTAATGCttcaatatttaataaataattaaaaatagttaaaagattaataaaaacaaatatacttttatttaatacttcaaatatttatttaatactaatatcaaataaatatgaaatagtttaatatttaataaattaattgtttaataaattaaatatattttttttgggtataaaccggggtatcctctgcgcgcaactgcagagactaatccctcgagCCGGGTAGGACCATATAGGCGGTAAAACTCTCCCTCCAGAGATTTAACACTGCTGCATGCCCAGGGCcgggatcgaacccaggacctCTGGTTAAGCTGGAAGAGATCTTTGCCATCTCACCCAAGTGCTcttgtatatttaaaatattaaataattgaaatattaaatattttattaaatagtttatttaataattaaaatattattatataatatatttaatgcaTTTGGTATTAATTTTTgttctaaataaataataatatacagtaatttataaattaaatagtttaaaacattttaattatttaatatataattattgaaatatttaatagttgggatattaaatagttaaaatatttaataaatagtttaaataattattaatctatttaataaatatattgaaatatttaataaattaattattcagcGTTAACATTTATcaactattaaaatattattatgtatAAACTTAATTAtatctaaaatattaaatatttgaattaattattttaatttattaaatattttatttattaattttttaaattgaaaactaGTAAATACTAAATATTTGAAACATTACATAGTGGAAATAGTATGAAATATTTCGTAAAATATTTGCAGTTATTTAttattgtatattattatttattagaacaaaacaacaattaataccaaaagtcaaaataaaataaagtctatttcaaaaagTTTACCTTATTATGTAATATATATACAAATGAATTGCAAATATATTACAAATAATAGAAGTGGTTTGGTGGAAAGACTTTAGTGTTGTTAAGCTAGTGTCTTAGGTTTGAAACCCTTTGTGaccatttttgaaaagtttacaTTTTAAGGTTTTagggaccaaaataaaaaaataaaaaacaaaatgcaAAGCTTACGTGGAATAAATAGCTATTAAAAAAAAGGAAGACATGCACGTCACGTCATTATCATTTGCCATATAGGCTTTTTTGTAACGGAAGTTGGACGGCAGGGACCAACGTCAAAAAGAAATGGATATATGGGGACTTGGACAAAAAAAAGATACAGGGACTAAAATCAAAAACacactaacttacagggacgaaaacactatatatatatatatatatatatatatatatatatatatatatatatatatatatatatataaattgtgccAAAAGTAACCAAAATGATATCTAAATACAATCCACAAAGTCAGTACACATAATATAATATCCAAACTAAAATACATAAAGATATACGAAGTCTACTGGGTATGGTAGACTATGAGTCAGCCTGTCACCTTCTCGGCGTTCCTCTGCTGCCTCTTGTACAGGAGAGCCGCCCGAGCCTCCGCCATGATGGCATATAGTACATCTCTAACTTCAAACCCATCAGGAAACAATCCTCCACAAATACGCGCATGTGCGATTTCCATGATACGACGACACCGAGATAACACATCAGTTGCATGATCGTCCCTAGCCTGCTCTTCCTCTAGAATCTCCTAATGAGCTGGCCTTAGTGGGTTTCTTGGAGCATCCTGTGTATGGTATGGATGAGACACCTTGAAGAACCAAATTTTATAACCGTCAGTGTAGCTCTAGTCCTTTGGTGCTACGGTACTCCGGACCTCGTCTAGCACAAGATGATTTTCGAAATCATTAAATAAGGCATCCATATCCCTTCGTTTCACGAGGGGAGACGCAGAAACAACAGGATCCCGGGGAATATCGTACATGTACCCGAACTGGCACATGACGCGCTCAGGAAGATAAGCAGTCGTCTTGCGCGACCCGCAAGCCAACCATCTAGAAAACACAGCAACGTAATCGAATGGAATTGTGACACGGTGGTCGGCGTATGCCTCAGAGTGTATATCATCAAAAACCAACCGAATAATATAGACTCTAAACAACTATGTCTCCTGGTTCCCTCTGAGCGGGTTGAATGCAGCGGCACGCGGACGTTCCTCAGTATAACATGTGTCCAATGATCAACTAGAGATACGGGGGAAGTGTTATAGGATCCATGCCTGAAATTATAATGATTATTAGTTAGTAACGGAATCACAATAATTAACAAAATGGAATCACAATATAATACGAATAATACCATCAGGAGTGTGATACTTCCGGTCATCTGCTTCGTCCTCCATTTGTAGCCTTAAGACAGCTTATAGTACAAGTACACTAAACAAGATGCCCACTAGTTCCACTCATGGATCCGCTCAAAATCATCAATGAACCGCAGGTACATGATATTAGTGTAAGTGGCACTTGAGTCCACAAAAATGGCAGTGCCAACCATATATAACAGAAGCGTGTTGTCTAAACCTGTCATGTCTTAATCTAGACGCTCTCTCATCATTCATTACTCTTGTAGAATAACGAAACAAACGTTAATAATAATAACCAGGCTCAATACAAATGAAAAAATGCAGACAAGATAAAACCGGTGATGCATTTCTGTTTTTGATAAAACATTGAACAAAACCAGAAATGCATCTCCATTACGACCTGCAAAACGTGTATTATGACTTCTAAGCTGGCAAACACTAAAACAAACTTGAATTTTAGACCCTAAAATAGAATTTGTAGGTAAAATTATATATTCTCCAAAAAGCTCAAAAACAACTTACAAGTGATGATTTTTATTGCTTCAATCTGGTTGAACACAACATTGTCTGATTCTTGATGATTATTGGTGAACTTTTTGAAAAATGGGATAATTTTGACACAATGGGGGTTGAGAGGATTTGAGTGtgttttgtattttaaaaatatttttgaaatgagTACTTTTTGTACTCGATAATCGATTATAAGATTACGGTTAAATGATTAACATATTTGTAACACCTCAGATCGATTAGAGAAATCTTTAATTCATTAATGacgataaaattatttttttttcatatttaatttgTCTAATTGATTTTTGCTAGATAGAGTTgatcaattaaaatattaaaaatgttcatggatcatttcctttttaaatcaaatattttagttTGTCTATGTTTTTCTTACACACCACACGGATTTCCAAAAATGcccatgaaaataaaaaatacacttCTGGGACGCACCAAAACCTTGGAAACCTGGGTTTTTGTGGACGAGACCGTACGTAACAACTTTAAACTAACAAGAAATACAACTACGGGTAGGAATCGAAGATGCATTTCTGGAAGCGCCCCAGATTCATATAAACTTTTAAGAAAAAAGAACGTTTACACACAGAAACACCGAAAATACACTTACGGGATAGaaccggagatgcatttccgattCGTGTTGGCACTTAAACGCGCGCTGAGGGAACCAGGAGACATATGATTatctatctttctctctctcttttctctccgGCCATGTGGAACATTTTAAGCAAAAACTTGTATTCAATCATTGAACTCATGTGAGTTCACTTAAATCACATGTAGATCTAATTTGGTAAACTATAACCTGGCACCTATTCTTGTATTGTATATGATTAATAATCAAAACCTACACATAAATTTAGTGTAGGATCACAAATTTGAGACTCAAAGCTCTCCTAGTGTGTTGGTGGATCTAAGcacttttttctttaatttttttttttgttgggaTTAAATCCAAGTATTTATGTTTAAGGCCAACATAGCAACATGGATAGGACATCTCTTAAAGAATTTTATGGGATCAAAGGAGGGTCCCTCTATCAAGGAGTATCCATCCTCTCCACTTATTTATCTAGCATACTTAACTTACCTTACTACTGGCTGGCATTGAAGTGATTATCTTGTCCTAGAGTTATCAATGATTTTATTAGACAAATATATTTTACTATTTCATGTTCATTTTCTAACATAAATTTTCTATCAATTGTATACTTAATCAAAATCTTCACATCATTCTTCAAATTGATGATGTAGTTTACTAGTTGACCATTAAATTCTGTCATGCATCACGATCTAAAAGTCTACTTACGACTACTTATCTTTTTAACTTGGAAATTTCAATATACATTCAACTTGAATACTTCAATATTCAATCAACTTGGATAATTCTTTGGTCAAGATGaaacttttttcttttgtttaaaataaataaattgcatTCTTGTATACTTTTAATTAAACTGTTTTCGATGAACTTGgcacaaatataaatatattacatTACATTCTAATGAACATGCATACGTTGACAATATTGAAGGTTTGTTTTTTtccattttaaatttttgttcatAGCTAATCATTGAAATGACTTAGGTAATGAGGCCCAATTAGTATATGTCTTCAAAATCTTCTGTACCTCCACTACTCAAGATTCCATCTTCACCAAGGAAACAGGATATTATTGAGACAATGAATCTTAAATACTAAAAAGAAAATATGGAAACTTAAAACTAACTTTTAAGCTCTTGCATTAGAAAGATTGTAGAGTATGCTACACCAGTTAGTGTAGCTGTCTTACAAATACTTTATATCagtattattcttattattattcttattattattcttattctgTTTGTACTTCATGAAGTCATCTATTAGAGAATTATTTAGTGACTTCTAACACACTCAAAAAGGAACTATCTCAActaaaaaggataacatatagcACAATAATGCCCTCTTGGGTATAAATTACTTGTTCATTGAACTTCAATGTGGATTGGTCTCAGACTTTTCCACTTGAATTCATTACAGCAAATTTTTGTTTGACTTATGAGTTGGATATAAAAATACACAAGAACAAAGAATATGAAATTCAACAACCACAAAAATATCATAGGCATTCATTAAAAGTAAGTATATTCAAATTCATGATTTTTTGGTATTATTAGACAGATAAAATGTCTCAACAAAGATAAATTCTAGTGTTACATATCAATCATAGTGAAGCAGAAAAAATGCTCTGTTTAAGAATTCTAATGGTGAAATTGTTCAAAGACTAGATGAAACAATTCTGCAGAGTTTAGCCAATGTACACCTGAGCCATAGACATCAAGAAATCGGCTGAGATTGTATGATCATTTAGACTTCTTTCCTTGTTTTTTCTTGATAACTTCGTCAGTATACATTATGCCCTTGCCTTTGTAAACTTCGGGTGGCTTACAGTTGCGAACAGTAGCAGCAAACTGATGCACCCTTTGCTTGTCTATTCCAGTGCAACAAATTACATTGTTTTTAAAGCAGAAAACACGGACAGCAGGAGGCGCTGATAATTCCACCTCATGACTGTAACCCAATTTGAGATACAATAGACGCCCTGCAGATTCGG encodes:
- the LOC131614287 gene encoding large ribosomal subunit protein uL6m-like — its product is MEAKFFRFLKIVGVGYKARAESAGRLLYLKLGYSHEVELSAPPAVRVFCFKNNVICCTGIDKQRVHQFAATVRNCKPPEVYKGKGIMYTDEVIKKKQGKKSK